A region of Maridesulfovibrio sp. DNA encodes the following proteins:
- the prfA gene encoding peptide chain release factor 1 has translation MFAKLEEIERSFMDLEQELADPEVYNNQDRYRKVTIAHAELGEVVEAFREYKKLSADLEDNKEMAKDSDPEIREMAEMEISEIKDRLPKLEEELKLLLLPKDPMDGKNIILEIRAGTGGEEAALFAADLFRMYSRFAESNGWKVEVMNSNPTGTGGFKEIIAAISGSRIYSKMKYESGTHRVQRVPATETQGRIHTSAATVAIMPEAEEVDVKVRTEDLRIDVFRASGPGGQSVNTTDSAIRITHLPTGLVVICQDEKSQHKNKAKAMKVLCSRLLQAEQEKQHEEMAEQRRAQVGSGDRSERIRTYNFPQGRVTDHRINLTLYKLDAVIEGDMNELVDSLVSHYQSEALKQQAQDG, from the coding sequence ATGTTTGCCAAGTTGGAAGAGATTGAACGTTCTTTCATGGATCTGGAGCAGGAGCTTGCAGACCCGGAAGTTTATAATAATCAGGACCGCTACCGTAAGGTAACCATAGCTCACGCTGAACTCGGCGAAGTTGTGGAAGCTTTTCGCGAATATAAAAAGCTTTCCGCCGACCTTGAAGACAACAAGGAAATGGCCAAGGATTCCGACCCTGAAATCCGTGAAATGGCCGAAATGGAAATTTCCGAGATAAAGGATCGCCTGCCCAAGCTGGAGGAGGAACTCAAGCTGCTCCTGCTGCCCAAAGATCCCATGGACGGCAAGAACATCATTCTTGAAATCCGTGCCGGTACCGGCGGTGAAGAAGCCGCTCTTTTTGCTGCCGATCTTTTTCGTATGTATTCCCGTTTCGCTGAATCCAACGGCTGGAAGGTTGAGGTTATGAACTCCAACCCTACCGGAACAGGCGGTTTCAAGGAAATTATTGCTGCCATCAGCGGTAGCCGCATTTATTCCAAAATGAAGTACGAGTCGGGTACTCACCGTGTTCAGCGAGTGCCTGCCACCGAAACACAGGGACGTATCCATACCTCCGCTGCTACTGTGGCAATCATGCCAGAAGCAGAGGAAGTGGATGTGAAGGTGCGCACCGAGGATTTGCGTATCGATGTATTCCGTGCATCAGGTCCCGGCGGGCAGTCCGTTAACACTACTGACTCCGCTATCCGTATCACCCACCTTCCCACCGGTCTGGTTGTTATCTGTCAGGATGAGAAGTCCCAGCACAAGAACAAAGCCAAGGCCATGAAGGTTCTCTGTTCCCGTCTGTTGCAGGCCGAGCAGGAAAAACAGCATGAGGAAATGGCTGAACAGCGTCGTGCACAGGTAGGTTCGGGTGACCGTTCCGAACGTATCCGTACTTACAACTTTCCTCAGGGCAGGGTGACTGATCACCGCATTAACCTGACTCTTTACAAGCTCGATGCAGTTATCGAAGGGGATATGAACGAGCTGGTCGATTCACTCGTCAGTCATTATCAGTCCGAAGCTCTGAAGCAGCAGGCTCAGGACGGTTAG
- the prmC gene encoding peptide chain release factor N(5)-glutamine methyltransferase, with protein sequence MADRKLKEVLSRAAAQLKKAGVDSPALSAQLFAEKVFDLNRVQLIIELESSVDSEKLAEFEALVKRRASGEPAAYILGVKEFYGFEFKVGPGVLIPRPETEEIVEKVQQLFRADDKFLFADFGTGSGILAVTVAKLFPESQVVAVDLSASALTIARENALLHHVAERVQFVRADFNEPLLADAKFDLILANPPYLCEAELEDISSEVAEFEPVSALVSGPAGDEDIKGSAPRIAAALKKGGTVFMEIGYLQGQKAYEIFDSCAAFEGCVAIHKDLSGHDRIVVAKKR encoded by the coding sequence TTGGCTGATCGAAAATTAAAAGAAGTTCTTTCCAGAGCTGCTGCACAACTCAAAAAAGCCGGTGTGGACTCTCCTGCTTTATCTGCGCAGTTGTTTGCGGAGAAGGTTTTTGATCTGAACCGTGTGCAGCTGATTATTGAGCTGGAAAGTTCAGTTGATTCTGAAAAGCTTGCTGAATTCGAAGCCTTGGTAAAGCGCAGGGCTTCCGGTGAGCCTGCTGCTTATATTCTAGGCGTGAAGGAATTTTACGGTTTTGAATTCAAGGTCGGTCCCGGTGTGCTGATTCCTCGTCCTGAGACCGAAGAAATTGTTGAGAAAGTTCAACAGTTGTTCCGTGCAGATGACAAATTTCTTTTCGCTGATTTCGGCACTGGGTCAGGAATTCTGGCTGTTACCGTGGCTAAGCTTTTTCCTGAATCGCAGGTGGTTGCTGTTGATCTTAGTGCCTCTGCTCTGACAATTGCGCGGGAAAATGCGCTGTTGCATCACGTGGCGGAGCGGGTGCAGTTCGTGCGTGCTGATTTTAATGAACCTCTGCTGGCAGATGCGAAGTTCGACCTGATTCTGGCTAATCCGCCTTATCTTTGCGAAGCGGAATTGGAGGATATCAGTTCTGAGGTTGCGGAGTTCGAGCCTGTCTCTGCTTTGGTCAGCGGCCCGGCAGGGGATGAGGACATCAAGGGCAGCGCCCCGCGTATAGCTGCGGCGCTAAAGAAAGGCGGAACAGTCTTTATGGAGATCGGTTATCTTCAGGGGCAGAAGGCTTATGAAATTTTTGACTCCTGTGCTGCTTTTGAGGGGTGTGTGGCTATTCACAAAGACCTTTCCGGGCATGACCGTATCGTTGTGGCAAAAAAGAGATAG